Proteins from a genomic interval of Rosa chinensis cultivar Old Blush chromosome 2, RchiOBHm-V2, whole genome shotgun sequence:
- the LOC112186469 gene encoding metalloendoproteinase 3-MMP encodes MASKSNIFVFTITLLLAILTLLSYATASHPHNNSSSPFEFLEHLKGCHKGDKVKGINDLKKYLEKYGYLNYRNQSHSSDDDFDDPLEDAVKTYQINYQLKATGTLDGKTVSKMMTPRCGVPDIINGTSSMRSAKKRHHHGSIHSTAHYSFFRGNPKWPSSKYHLTYGFLPNTPSEAMGAVARAFATWAGNTHFTFSQSQSYENADLKISFHKGDHGDRNSFDGPGGVLAHAFSPSDGRFHYDADETWSVGATPGAMDLESVALHEIGHLLGLGHSSVEGAIMAPVIPSGVARISLTGDDVQGIRALYNV; translated from the exons ATGGCATCAAAATCTAATATTTTTGTCTTCACTATCACTCTCCTCCTCGCCATTCTTACTCTCCTCTCTTATGCAACTGCTTCTCATCCCCACAACAATAGCTCTTCCCCATTTGAGTTCCTTGAGCATCTCAAGGGTTGTCACAAGGGTGATAAGGTCAAAGGCATCAATGACCTCAAGAAATATCTTGAAAAGTACGGTTACTTGAACTACAGGAACCAGAGTCATTCAAGCGACGATGATTTCGACGACCCTTTGGAGGACGCCGTGAAGACTTACCAGATCAATTACCAACTCAAGGCCACCGGAACATTGGACGGCAAAACAGTGTCAAAGATGATGACGCCTCGTTGTGGCGTGCCGGATATCATCAATGGCACCTCGTCCATGCGATCAGCCAAGAAAAGGCACCACCATG GTTCAATTCATAGCACTGCTCACTACTCATTTTTCCGGGGAAATCCAAAATGGCCTTCCTCAAAATACCATCTCACTTACGGTTTTCTCCCCAACACCCCATCCGAAGCCATGGGCGCTGTAGCACGGGCTTTTGCAACATGGGCTGGAAACACTCACTTCACGTTCAGCCAGTCCCAAAGTTACGAGAATGCGGATTTGAAGATTAGTTTTCATAAGGGTGATCATGGAGACCGGAATTCATTTGATGGCCCGGGTGGGGTCCTAGCCCATGCTTTTAGCCCGTCGGATGGAAGATTCCACTACGACGCAGATGAGACTTGGTCTGTGGGTGCTACTCCAGGTGCTATGGACTTGGAGAGTGTGGCTTTGCATGAAATAGGGCACCTTCTGGGACTTGGACATAGCTCAGTGGAGGGAGCTATCATGGCCCCCGTTATTCCCTCGGGAGTGGCTCGAATAAGTTTGACTGGGGACGATGTTCAAGGAATAAGGGCTTTATACAACGTCTGA